Proteins encoded within one genomic window of Lycium ferocissimum isolate CSIRO_LF1 unplaced genomic scaffold, AGI_CSIRO_Lferr_CH_V1 ctg11, whole genome shotgun sequence:
- the LOC132041659 gene encoding F-box protein At2g26850-like isoform X2 yields the protein MLFLLISCFSFILLLSKSLLKPILTMGALSNLLFCEEVNLLFCEEVLKFLALWFRKGRNAISLLNLPLMTNHVKSKIENVVEKDDEISLLDLPDLTLECIFERLQPNGLCKMAAICSSLREKCTSDHLWEKHMKQKWGTLIGSAAYKEWQCYITSRNEDLLLENSRKKRDLLGNFSKIRQLLWNRLKENDDNKKVINSSSMSSNMDWYLSLETGKFWFPAQVFNRENGHVGFMLSCYDAEVSYDCSTNTFRARYPAYGRRIIEEEIEWNRLRAPTVDTPSYVLHVSDCLNDLKPDDHFEIQWRKSKEFPYGWWYGVVGHLESCSGSNLNCHCHASETVLLEFKQYTPGSRWRQTVINRKDHREVGNEADGFYGGIRKLYSDKEISLWKSLWPSSTLE from the exons ATGCtatttctcttgatttcttgtttttctttcatCCTACTACTTTCTAAGTCACTTCTCAAGCCAATTCTCACAATGGGAGCTTTATCAAATCTCTTGTTTTGTGAAGAGGTAAATCTCTTGTTTTGTGAAGAGGTTTTAAAGTTTTTAGCTTTATGGTTCAGAAAAGGCAGAAATGCTATTAGTTTGTTGAATTTGCCACTAATGACAAATCATGTTAAATCAAAAATAGAGAATGTTGTGGAGAAAGATGATGAAATTTCTTTACTGGATTTGCCTGATCTGACATTGGAATGTATTTTTGAGAGGCTTCAACCAAATGGCCTTTGTAAAATGGCTGCAATTTGTAGTTCTTTGAGAGAAAAATGCACAAGTGATCATTTGTGGGAGAAACATATGAAGCAAAAATGGGGTACATTGATTGGTTCTGCTGCTTATAAAGAATGGCAATGCTATATTACCTCAAGAAATGAAGATCTCctcttggaaaattcaagaaagaagagagactTGTTGGGGAATTTTTCAAAGATTAGGCAACTTTTATGGAACAGattaaaagaaaatgatgatAACAAGAAGGTTATAAATTCTTCATcaatgagctcaaatatggattGGTACCTCTCCCTTGAAACTGGCAAATTTTGGTTCCCGGCTCAGGTTTTTAACCGCGAG AATGGACATGTTGGTTTTATGCTATCTTGTTATGATGCTGAAGTTAGCTACGATTGTAGCACAAATACTTTCAGAGCGAG GTATCCAGCATATGGGAGGCGAATAATCGAGGAAGAAATAGAATGGAACAGACTAAGAGCACCAACTGTTGATACTCCTTCTTATGTTCTTCATGTATCGGATTGCTTAAATGATCTGAAACCTGATGATCACTTTGAGATTCAGTGGAGAAAAAGCAAAGAGTTCCCATATG GTTGGTGGTACGGAGTTGTTGGACATTTGGAATCTTGTAGTGGCAGCAATTTGAATTGCCATTGTCATGCGAGTG AGACAGTGCTATTGGAGTTCAAACAGTACACCCCTGGCTCAAGATGGAGGCAAACAGTGATAAACAGAAAGGATCACAGAGAAGTAGGCAATGAAGCGGATGGTTTTTATGGAGGAATCAGAAAACTTTATAGTGACAAAGAGATATCATTGTGGAAGAGCCTCTGGCCTAGCAGCACTTTGGAATAG
- the LOC132041652 gene encoding uncharacterized protein LOC132041652 isoform X3 — protein sequence MAIQKTHKGKTKPRSTTLILTVSIIAITLLYIGSNGFSFSTSISSKNSVYSKNSKLHNGPHKYLYWGNRIDCPGKHCNTCAGLGHQESSLRCALEEAMFLNRWADSSCAMDSLYDLDLISDTVPVILDNSEMWHHVLATSMKLGSRGVAHVEGVSKTDLKEKSSYSNILLINRTASPLSWFAECKNRKNHSSILLPYSFLPSMAAEKLRRAAEEIKVWLGDYDAMHVRRGDVLKTRKDRFGVERSLHPHLDRDTRPEFILCRIAKWVPPGRTLYIASNERTPGYFSPLGVRYKLAYSSNFSSILDPLIENNYELFMVERLIMMGAKTFINTMKQDDTDLSLSDDPKKNTKKWEIPVYTRDNDEC from the exons ATGGCGATCCAAAAAACGCACAAAGGGAAAACAAAACCAAGATCCACAACTCTAATACTCACAGTTTCAATTATAGCCATAACTTTACTATACATTGGTTCAAATGGGTTTTCTTTTTCTACTTCAATAAGCTCAAAAAACTCAGTATATTCTAAGAATAGTAAATTACATAATGGGCCACATAAGTATCTTTATTGGGGTAATAGAATTGATTGTCCTGGTAAACATTGTAATACTTGTGCTGGTTTGGGTCATCAAGAATCAAGTCTTAGGTGTGCTCTTGAAGAAGCTATGTTTCTTAATag GTGGGCAGATAGTTCGTGTGCTATGGATTCTTTATATGATTTGGATCTCATCTCTGACACAGTACCTGTAATTTTGGACAACTCCGAAATGTGGCATCACGTCCTGGCAACAAGCATGAAGTTAGGTTCTAGAGGGGTGGCCCACGTTGAAGGAGTTAGCAAGACTGATCTCAAAGAAAAAAGTTCGTACTCAAACATTTTGCTTATCAATCGAACTGCAAGCCCACTTTCGTG GTTTGCAGAATGCAAGAATAGGAAAAATCATAGCTCCATTCTTCTGCCATATTCATTTCTTCCTTCAATGGCTGCGGAAAAACTACGGCGTGCAGCAGAAGAA ATCAAGGTGTGGCTTGGTGATTATGATGCTATGCATGTTCGAAGAGGTGATGTTCTCAAGACGAGGAAGGACAGGTTTGGGGTTGAACGAAGTTTGCACCCTCATCTGGACAGGGATACACGTCCTGAGTTCATTCTATGcagaatagcaaaatgggtcCCACCTGGGCGAACCCTTTATATTGCTTCTAATGAGAGGACACCAGGTTACTTTTCTCCTTTGGGTGTGAG GTACAAGCTGGCCTATTCCTCAAATTTTAGCAGCATTTTGGATCCATTAATCGAAAACAATTACGAGCTCTTCATGGTAGAAAGGCTTATTATGATGGGAGCGAAAACATTTATCAACACAATGAAACAGGATGATACTGATCTCAGCCTCAGTGATGACCCTAAAAAGAATACCAAGAAATGGGAAATACCGGTTTATACAAGAGACAACGATGAATGTTAG
- the LOC132041668 gene encoding CDPK-related kinase 1-like, with the protein MGLCHGKPIEPPQNLSENPIIPIDNEQELNSHHTGKTPKFPFYSPSPLPSGFKNSPANSSVTSTPLRFLKRVPPSPAKHIRALLARRHGSIKPNEATIPEGSECDIGLDKNFGYSKNFESHYELGEEVGRGHFGYTSAATGKKGSLKGHDVAVKVIPKSKMTTAIAIEDVRREVKILRALTGHRNLVQFYDAYEDEENVYIVMELCKGGELLDRILARGGKYSEEDAKAVMVQLLSVVSYCHLQGVVHRDLKPENFLFCSKDENSPLKAIDFGLSDYVKPDERLNDIVGSAYYVAPEVLHRSYGTEADMWSIGVIAYILLCGSRPFWARTESGIFRAILKTDPNFDEAPWPALSSDAVDFVKRLLNKDYRKRLTAAQALSHPWLAGHHDVKIPLDMIIYKLVKAYVYSSSLRKTALRALAKTLTIPQLAYLRDQFTILGPSKSGLVALPNFKMAVMKNSTDAMKDSRVFDFVNTVSSLQYRKLDFEEFCAATISVHQLEGMESWEQHARRGYEFFEKEGNRAIMIEELASELGLSPSVPVHVVLQDWIRHSDGKLSFLGFVRLLHGVSSRTLQKA; encoded by the exons ATGGGACTTTGTCATGGAAAACCTATTGAACCCCCACAAAACTTATCTGAAAATCCCATAATTCCCATTGATAATGAACAAGAATTGAATTCCCATCACACTGGGaaaaccccaaaatttcccttttatAGTCCAAGTCCATTGCCTAGTGGATTCAAGAATTCACCTGCAAATTCTAGTGTAACTTCAACACCTTTGAGATTTCTCAAAAGGGTCCCACCATCACCAGCTAAGCATATAAGGGCATTGCTTGCTAGGAGACATGGTTCAATTAAACCTAATGAAGCTACAATACCAGAAGGGAGTGAGTGTGATATTGGTTTAGATAAGAATTTTGGGTACTCTAAGAATTTTGAGAGTCATTATGAGCTTGGTGAAGAAGTGGGAAGAGGGCATTTTGGTTATACTTCTGCAGCTACGGGGAAAAAAGGGAGTTTGAAAGGTCATGATGTGGCTGTAAAAGTTATCCCAAAATCAAAG ATGACCACAGCAATTGCAATTGAGGACGTAAGGAGAGAAGTCAAAATATTGCGTGCTTTAACGGGACATAGGAATCTGGTTCAATTCTACGATGCCTATGAGGACGAGGAAAATGTTTATATAGTCATGGA GTTATGTAAAGGAGGAGAATTACTGGACCGGATACTTGCAAG GGGTGGGAAATACTCGGAAGAAGATGCCAAAGCTGTCATGGTGCAGCTTCTAAGCGTGGTCTCGTACTGTCATCTTCAAGGGGTTGTTCACCGTGACTTGAAGCCTGAG AACTTCCTTTTTTGTTCTAAGGATGAGAACTCTCCTTTAAAGGCCATTGACTTTGGTCTTTCTGATTATGTAAAACCAG ATGAAAGGCTTAATGATATTGTTGGAAGTGCATACTATGTCGCACCTGAGGTCTTGCATAGATCTTATGGAACAGAAGCGGACATGTGGAGTATTGGTGTAATTGCCTATATTCTTCTTTGTGGAAGCAGACCTTTTTGGGCCCGAACGGAGTCCGGTATATTTAGGGCCATCCTGAAAACTGATCCAAACTTTGACGAAGCCCCTTGGCCCGCTTTGTCTTCTGATGCAGTAGATTTTGTAAAAAGATTGCTGAATAAGGATTATCGCAAAAGGCTAACTGCAGCTCAGGCTCTCA GTCATCCGTGGTTGGCTGGTCATCATGATGTGAAGATTCCTTTGGATATGATAATATATAAGCTTGTAAAAGCTTATGTATATTCTTCTTCTCTTAGAAAAACCGCTTTAAGG GCTCTTGCTAAGACATTGACTATACCACAACTAGCTTATCTTCGGGATCAGTTTACAATATTAGGGCCAAGCAAAAGTGGACTTGTAGCTCTACCAAACTTCAAAATG GCTGTGATGAAGAACTCCACCGATGCAATGAAGGATTCAAGAGTTTTCGACTTTGTCAATACG GTGAGTTCCCTTCAATATAGAAAGTTGGATTTCGAAGAATTCTGTGCTGCTACGATAAGTGTACATCAGCTTGAGGGAATGGAAAGCTGGGAGCAACATGCTCGTCGTGGCTATGAGTTCTTTGAAAAGGAGGGGAACAGGGCTATTATGATAGAAGAACTTGCCTCG GAGCTCGGACTTAGTCCTTCCGTCCCAGTTCATGTAGTTCTGCAGGACTGGATTAGACACTCTGATGGGAAGCTCAGTTTCTTGGGATTTGTCCGACTTCTGCATGGAGTTTCTTCGCGCACATTACAAAAAGCTTAG
- the LOC132041652 gene encoding uncharacterized protein LOC132041652 isoform X1, protein MAIQKTHKGKTKPRSTTLILTVSIIAITLLYIGSNGFSFSTSISSKNSVYSKNSKLHNGPHKYLYWGNRIDCPGKHCNTCAGLGHQESSLRCALEEAMFLNSRTFVMPSRMCINPIHNNKGILHRPSNSTSEEWWADSSCAMDSLYDLDLISDTVPVILDNSEMWHHVLATSMKLGSRGVAHVEGVSKTDLKEKSSYSNILLINRTASPLSWFAECKNRKNHSSILLPYSFLPSMAAEKLRRAAEEIKVWLGDYDAMHVRRGDVLKTRKDRFGVERSLHPHLDRDTRPEFILCRIAKWVPPGRTLYIASNERTPGYFSPLGVRYKLAYSSNFSSILDPLIENNYELFMVERLIMMGAKTFINTMKQDDTDLSLSDDPKKNTKKWEIPVYTRDNDEC, encoded by the exons ATGGCGATCCAAAAAACGCACAAAGGGAAAACAAAACCAAGATCCACAACTCTAATACTCACAGTTTCAATTATAGCCATAACTTTACTATACATTGGTTCAAATGGGTTTTCTTTTTCTACTTCAATAAGCTCAAAAAACTCAGTATATTCTAAGAATAGTAAATTACATAATGGGCCACATAAGTATCTTTATTGGGGTAATAGAATTGATTGTCCTGGTAAACATTGTAATACTTGTGCTGGTTTGGGTCATCAAGAATCAAGTCTTAGGTGTGCTCTTGAAGAAGCTATGTTTCTTAATag CAGAACATTTGTTATGCCTTCGAGGATGTGTATCAATCCGATCCACAATAACAAAGGGATTCTTCATCGGCCCAGCAATTCAACTTCTGAGGAATG GTGGGCAGATAGTTCGTGTGCTATGGATTCTTTATATGATTTGGATCTCATCTCTGACACAGTACCTGTAATTTTGGACAACTCCGAAATGTGGCATCACGTCCTGGCAACAAGCATGAAGTTAGGTTCTAGAGGGGTGGCCCACGTTGAAGGAGTTAGCAAGACTGATCTCAAAGAAAAAAGTTCGTACTCAAACATTTTGCTTATCAATCGAACTGCAAGCCCACTTTCGTG GTTTGCAGAATGCAAGAATAGGAAAAATCATAGCTCCATTCTTCTGCCATATTCATTTCTTCCTTCAATGGCTGCGGAAAAACTACGGCGTGCAGCAGAAGAA ATCAAGGTGTGGCTTGGTGATTATGATGCTATGCATGTTCGAAGAGGTGATGTTCTCAAGACGAGGAAGGACAGGTTTGGGGTTGAACGAAGTTTGCACCCTCATCTGGACAGGGATACACGTCCTGAGTTCATTCTATGcagaatagcaaaatgggtcCCACCTGGGCGAACCCTTTATATTGCTTCTAATGAGAGGACACCAGGTTACTTTTCTCCTTTGGGTGTGAG GTACAAGCTGGCCTATTCCTCAAATTTTAGCAGCATTTTGGATCCATTAATCGAAAACAATTACGAGCTCTTCATGGTAGAAAGGCTTATTATGATGGGAGCGAAAACATTTATCAACACAATGAAACAGGATGATACTGATCTCAGCCTCAGTGATGACCCTAAAAAGAATACCAAGAAATGGGAAATACCGGTTTATACAAGAGACAACGATGAATGTTAG
- the LOC132041652 gene encoding uncharacterized protein LOC132041652 isoform X2, with translation MAIQKTHKGKTKPRSTTLILTVSIIAITLLYIGSNGFSFSTSISSKNSVYSKNSKLHNGPHKYLYWGNRIDCPGKHCNTCAGLGHQESSLRCALEEAMFLNRTFVMPSRMCINPIHNNKGILHRPSNSTSEEWWADSSCAMDSLYDLDLISDTVPVILDNSEMWHHVLATSMKLGSRGVAHVEGVSKTDLKEKSSYSNILLINRTASPLSWFAECKNRKNHSSILLPYSFLPSMAAEKLRRAAEEIKVWLGDYDAMHVRRGDVLKTRKDRFGVERSLHPHLDRDTRPEFILCRIAKWVPPGRTLYIASNERTPGYFSPLGVRYKLAYSSNFSSILDPLIENNYELFMVERLIMMGAKTFINTMKQDDTDLSLSDDPKKNTKKWEIPVYTRDNDEC, from the exons ATGGCGATCCAAAAAACGCACAAAGGGAAAACAAAACCAAGATCCACAACTCTAATACTCACAGTTTCAATTATAGCCATAACTTTACTATACATTGGTTCAAATGGGTTTTCTTTTTCTACTTCAATAAGCTCAAAAAACTCAGTATATTCTAAGAATAGTAAATTACATAATGGGCCACATAAGTATCTTTATTGGGGTAATAGAATTGATTGTCCTGGTAAACATTGTAATACTTGTGCTGGTTTGGGTCATCAAGAATCAAGTCTTAGGTGTGCTCTTGAAGAAGCTATGTTTCTTAATag AACATTTGTTATGCCTTCGAGGATGTGTATCAATCCGATCCACAATAACAAAGGGATTCTTCATCGGCCCAGCAATTCAACTTCTGAGGAATG GTGGGCAGATAGTTCGTGTGCTATGGATTCTTTATATGATTTGGATCTCATCTCTGACACAGTACCTGTAATTTTGGACAACTCCGAAATGTGGCATCACGTCCTGGCAACAAGCATGAAGTTAGGTTCTAGAGGGGTGGCCCACGTTGAAGGAGTTAGCAAGACTGATCTCAAAGAAAAAAGTTCGTACTCAAACATTTTGCTTATCAATCGAACTGCAAGCCCACTTTCGTG GTTTGCAGAATGCAAGAATAGGAAAAATCATAGCTCCATTCTTCTGCCATATTCATTTCTTCCTTCAATGGCTGCGGAAAAACTACGGCGTGCAGCAGAAGAA ATCAAGGTGTGGCTTGGTGATTATGATGCTATGCATGTTCGAAGAGGTGATGTTCTCAAGACGAGGAAGGACAGGTTTGGGGTTGAACGAAGTTTGCACCCTCATCTGGACAGGGATACACGTCCTGAGTTCATTCTATGcagaatagcaaaatgggtcCCACCTGGGCGAACCCTTTATATTGCTTCTAATGAGAGGACACCAGGTTACTTTTCTCCTTTGGGTGTGAG GTACAAGCTGGCCTATTCCTCAAATTTTAGCAGCATTTTGGATCCATTAATCGAAAACAATTACGAGCTCTTCATGGTAGAAAGGCTTATTATGATGGGAGCGAAAACATTTATCAACACAATGAAACAGGATGATACTGATCTCAGCCTCAGTGATGACCCTAAAAAGAATACCAAGAAATGGGAAATACCGGTTTATACAAGAGACAACGATGAATGTTAG
- the LOC132041659 gene encoding F-box protein At2g26850-like isoform X1 gives MLFLLISCFSFILLLSKSLLKPILTMGALSNLLFCEEVNLLFCEEVLKFLALWFRKGRNAISLLNLPLMTNHVKSKIENVVEKDDEISLLDLPDLTLECIFERLQPNGLCKMAAICSSLREKCTSDHLWEKHMKQKWGTLIGSAAYKEWQCYITSRNEDLLLENSRKKRDLLGNFSKIRQLLWNRLKENDDNKKVINSSSMSSNMDWYLSLETGKFWFPAQVFNREVQNGHVGFMLSCYDAEVSYDCSTNTFRARYPAYGRRIIEEEIEWNRLRAPTVDTPSYVLHVSDCLNDLKPDDHFEIQWRKSKEFPYGWWYGVVGHLESCSGSNLNCHCHASETVLLEFKQYTPGSRWRQTVINRKDHREVGNEADGFYGGIRKLYSDKEISLWKSLWPSSTLE, from the exons ATGCtatttctcttgatttcttgtttttctttcatCCTACTACTTTCTAAGTCACTTCTCAAGCCAATTCTCACAATGGGAGCTTTATCAAATCTCTTGTTTTGTGAAGAGGTAAATCTCTTGTTTTGTGAAGAGGTTTTAAAGTTTTTAGCTTTATGGTTCAGAAAAGGCAGAAATGCTATTAGTTTGTTGAATTTGCCACTAATGACAAATCATGTTAAATCAAAAATAGAGAATGTTGTGGAGAAAGATGATGAAATTTCTTTACTGGATTTGCCTGATCTGACATTGGAATGTATTTTTGAGAGGCTTCAACCAAATGGCCTTTGTAAAATGGCTGCAATTTGTAGTTCTTTGAGAGAAAAATGCACAAGTGATCATTTGTGGGAGAAACATATGAAGCAAAAATGGGGTACATTGATTGGTTCTGCTGCTTATAAAGAATGGCAATGCTATATTACCTCAAGAAATGAAGATCTCctcttggaaaattcaagaaagaagagagactTGTTGGGGAATTTTTCAAAGATTAGGCAACTTTTATGGAACAGattaaaagaaaatgatgatAACAAGAAGGTTATAAATTCTTCATcaatgagctcaaatatggattGGTACCTCTCCCTTGAAACTGGCAAATTTTGGTTCCCGGCTCAGGTTTTTAACCGCGAG gtGCAGAATGGACATGTTGGTTTTATGCTATCTTGTTATGATGCTGAAGTTAGCTACGATTGTAGCACAAATACTTTCAGAGCGAG GTATCCAGCATATGGGAGGCGAATAATCGAGGAAGAAATAGAATGGAACAGACTAAGAGCACCAACTGTTGATACTCCTTCTTATGTTCTTCATGTATCGGATTGCTTAAATGATCTGAAACCTGATGATCACTTTGAGATTCAGTGGAGAAAAAGCAAAGAGTTCCCATATG GTTGGTGGTACGGAGTTGTTGGACATTTGGAATCTTGTAGTGGCAGCAATTTGAATTGCCATTGTCATGCGAGTG AGACAGTGCTATTGGAGTTCAAACAGTACACCCCTGGCTCAAGATGGAGGCAAACAGTGATAAACAGAAAGGATCACAGAGAAGTAGGCAATGAAGCGGATGGTTTTTATGGAGGAATCAGAAAACTTTATAGTGACAAAGAGATATCATTGTGGAAGAGCCTCTGGCCTAGCAGCACTTTGGAATAG